One window from the genome of Cucumis melo cultivar AY chromosome 12, USDA_Cmelo_AY_1.0, whole genome shotgun sequence encodes:
- the LOC127144296 gene encoding uncharacterized protein LOC127144296, which produces MDERGIMGPKRSQFSPKPNRKPTDPEAKKSANKHPKKGPIVPSSLHKKKPQAAATNPNPNGNKTNSSFEPSSPAPDPPPTPISTPKAKSQPTTPSSHPPLPQTLDHPRKTKSQPPTPSSSSKINVVRRIDSENSIKASPKTSPTSWSDRRQKHVKNTADPNAPAYSDPSNDIGDRLLQRLSFEGKDLEDILQGNSIDDLMGSNNKKEESSPRNNSSLAILQIYQKIASHRQGNLSVARYFKKLKKLWDEIGTHSSDLTQGCSSNGTIEFWSELTERDKVIQFFVGLNDYYSTICSQILVKQPFPTVEEAYSEIIREEKRRELFVALGIVVAKVIQSNRLPSYQNGSFNTGDNNNLGIDQEIDRSN; this is translated from the exons atggacGAAAGAGGAATTATGGGTCCAAAAAGATCTCAATTTTCTCCAAAACCAAACAGGAAGCCTACTGATCCAGAGGCTAAAAAATCTGCAAACAAACATCCAAAAAAAGGTCCCATTGTTCCCAGCTCTTTACATAAGAAAAAGCCACAAGCTGCAGCAACGAATCCTAATCCTAACGGAAACAAAACTAATTCCAGCTTCGAGCCATCTTCTCCAGCTCCAGATCCACCTCCGACTCCGATTTCAACTCCAAAAGCAAAAAGTCAACCGACCACGCCTTCTTCTCATCCACCTCTACCTCAGACTCTGGATCATCCTCGAAAAACAAAAAGTCAACCACCCAcgccttcttcttcttcaaagaTCAACGTTGTAAGACGTATTGATAGTGAAAATTCTATAAAAGCTTCTCCCAAGACTTCGCCCACCTCTTGGTCAGATCGTCGTCAGAAACATGTCAAAAATACTGCTGATCCTAATGCCCCTGCATATTCCGATCCTTCTAATGATATTGGTGATCGGTTGTTACAACGCCTTTCTTTTGAAG GTAAAGACCTCGAGGACATCCTCCAAGGAAACTCGATAGATGATTTAATGGGctcaaataataaaaaggaaGAATCTTCGCCTCGAAACAATTCTAGTTTGGCTATATTACAAATTTACCAGAAAATTGCATCTCATCGACAAGGAAACTTATCCGTTGCACGTTACTTCAAAAAGCTCAAGAAGTTATGGGATGAAATTGGAACCCACAGCAGTGATTTGACTCAAGGTTGTTCTAGCAATGGTACAATTGAATTTTGGAGTGAGCTTACGGAAAGAGACAAAgttattcaattttttgttgGACTAAATGATTATTATTCCACAATTTGCTCCCAAATCCTTGTTAAGCAGCCATTTCCAACAGTGGAGGAAGCTTATTCTGAAATAATTCGAGAAGAAAAACGTAGAGAATTGTTTGTTGCATTAGGAATTGTGGTGGCAAAAGTGATTCAAAGCAATAGGCTTCCTAGTTACCAGAATGGTTCCTTCAACACTGGTGATAATAACAATCTTGGAATTGATCAAGAAATTGACAGAAGTAATTAA
- the LOC103485059 gene encoding ankyrin repeat-containing protein At5g02620-like, producing MASSVQTSHSEDDDISSESSGEEEQTTPLSAQRPNAPPADAYVVDISDEEGDGEEEEEEGEDENGEEQENEDEEEESNNNSIPRSSMEGSRSSTGAPTQDPTDNTTDPRSNHGVEPEPNPNPDPPAENQSSILFNSTKKKGLLPVQVVLYQAAIKGDWKTAKSIFDVDSSAITMKITDGEDTPLHIAAAARHISFVENLVGKYSSDNLAIKNSNGDTALAFAAASGVVRIAEVMVDKNEKLPNLYNNSKQFPVLMAVAYKRKEMASFLLSKTDFQTLDEFEQIELLISAISSDYYDIALDILTKKPELAKARMGLRDANGNWRENSEGETALHVLSRKSDVVIGSSSKLSFWRRHMNSRFKRFYKKAHMKTLAHQTVERIWNFVVKNLSKTDLYLFIKTPSRLLHNAASAGNAEFLIILISSYPELIWKVDDDDKSIFHVAVENRQESVFSLIYEIGGLRDFLANYYDHKKNSNMLHLAGKLAAPYHLSRVSGAALQMQRELLWFTEVEKFVVSSYLQMKTKIPLPPQAPGIEENRFEELTPRELFTKEHKSLLKDGEEWMKNTANSCMLVATLIATVVFAAAFTVPGGNDDKSGTPNFRQNQAFTVFVITDVAALVFSTTSILTFLSILTSRYAEDDFLMSLPIKLLFGLVTLFLSISCMVVAFSATFFIAYDKTKQNIPLAIAIVSIVPVVCFCLFHSKLVVDIFRSGYWAQFSLKKHKKRLF from the exons ATGGCAAGCTCAGTGCAGACTTCCCATAGCGAAGACGATGATATTTCTTCAGAGTCAAGTGGAGAAGAAGAACAAACCACTCCTCTATCAGCTCAAAGGCCGAATGCTCCGCCGGCTGATGCGTACGTCGTCGATATAAGCGATGAAGAAGgagatggagaagaagaagaagaagaaggagaagatgaGAATGGGGAAGAGCAAGAGAACGAggacgaagaagaagagagcAATAACAATTCCATTCCCCGGTCTTCCATGGAAGGCAGTCGGTCCAGTACCGGGGCACCAACACAAGATCCCACAGATAATACAACTGATCCAAGAAGTAACCATGGAGTAGAGCCTGAACCCAATCCCAATCCAGATCCACCAGCGGAAAATCAGTCTTCCATTCTGTTCAACT cgacaaagaaaaaaggattgcTTCCAGTACAGGTTGTGTTATATCAAGCTGCTATAAAGGGTGATTGGAAGACAGCCAAATCTATATTTGATGTAGATTCATCAGCAATCACTATGAAGATTACTGATGGAGAGGATACTCCTCTTCATATTGCTGCTGCTGCAAGACATATTTCATTCGTTGAAAATTTGGTTGGAAAATATTCCTCAGATAACTTAGCTATCAAAAATTCAAATGGAGATACTGCTCTTGCTTTCGCTGCTGCATCAGGAGTTGTAAGAATCGCTGAAGTAATGGTTGACAAGAATGAAAAACTTCCAAATCTTTATAATAATAGTAAACAATTCCCAGTGCTAATGGCTGTAGCTTACAAACGCAAAGAAATGGCTTCCTTCCTCCTCTCCAAGACTGATTTTCAAACGCTAGATGAATTTGAACAAATTGAACTTCTCATTTCTGCCATATCCAGTGATTACtatg ATATAGCATTAGATATTCTGACAAAGAAACCTGAATTAGCAAAGGCACGGATGGGTTTGAGAGATGCTAATGGTAATTGGAG GGAGAATTCAGAAGGTGAGACGGCTTTGCATGTACTATCTAGAAAGTCAGATGTAGTAATTGGTAGCAGCAGCAAGCTTAGCTTTTGGAGAAGACATATGAACTCTC GCTTCAAGAGATTTTACAAAAAAGCTCATATGAAGACATTAGCCCATCAAACTGTTGAACGTATATGGAATTTTGTTGTCAAGAATCTTTCAAAAACCGATCTATACCTGTTTATAAAAACTCCTTCAAGGTTATTGCACAATGCAGCAAGTGCTGGAAATGCTGAGTTCTTGATCATACTCATTAGCTCTTATCCTGAATTGATATGGAAAGTTGACGATGACGACAAAAGCATATTTCATGTAGCAGTTGAAAATCGACAAGAAAGTGTGTTTAGTCTTATATATGAGATAGGAGGGCTCAGGGATTTTCTTGCCAATTATTACGATCATAAGAAAAACTCCAACATGCTACACTTAGCTGGAAAGCTGGCGGCTCCATATCACTTGAGCAGAGTATCAGGGGCAGCTCTACAAATGCAAAGAGAGCTTTTGTGGTTCACG GAAGTTGAGAAATTTGTTGTGTCCTCCTATCTTcaaatgaaaactaaaattCCGCTGCCTCCTCAAGCGCCGGGGATAGAAGAAAACCGGTTTGAAGAACTAACACCTCGTGAACTTTTCACAAAAGAGCACAAAAGCCTATTAAAAGACGGCGAGGAGTGGATGAAAAATACGGCGAACTCGTGCATGTTGGTGGCAACTCTAATCGCCACGGTGGTTTTCGCGGCAGCTTTCACAGTTCCAGGAGGCAATGACGATAAAAGTGGCACTCCAAATTTTCGACAGAATCAAGCATTTACTGTGTTTGTTATTACAGATGTTGCAGCTTTGGTGTTTTCTACAACTTCTATACTcacatttttgtccattttaaCGTCTCGCTATGCAGAAGATGATTTCTTGATGTCATTGCCGATCAAATTATTGTTCGGGTTAGTCACGTTGTTTCTTTCTATATCATGCATGGTGGTGGCTTTCAGCGCAACCTTCTTTATTGCGTATGATAAAACAAAGCAAAATATTCCATTGGCCATTGCCATCGTTTCCATTGTTCCagttgtttgtttttgtttgtttcacTCTAAACTCGTTGTGGATATATTTCGCTCAGGGTATTGGGCTCAATTTTCTTTGAAGAAACACAAGAAAAGGCTATTTTAG
- the LOC103485063 gene encoding uncharacterized protein LOC103485063: MENKGNNNIKKAIELYQAALKGDWEAAKGIFKEDSSWITKKITIKKNTALHVAAAAKRIGFVEELVKLYCSNNHDLFIKNGEGHTALFYAAISGVVRIAEAIVKNDDQRPGNSDVNYAHLIEYYVPLLTAVIYKHIALDILKVKSGLAKWREKENGDTALHLLARKPYAIGSSNQLSCLKKYINSRFNRVYKTALMQTLAHQVVECLCKFVVENLPEPELRKFITTPSSLLHDAARVGNVEFLIILIRSYPDFIWIADKDSKTIFHVAVEYRQENVFSLIHEIGGVKDFIVNGFNQKNDCNILHLVGMLASPYRLSKVSGTALQMQYEFRWFKEVEEMVTPSHCKMKIKRDQPKDQKPGDQPRRKDDVIDGRTTREPVRKDDDIYGLTPRELFSKKHEDLREKGEEWIRKTANSCMLVATLITTMVFAASFTVRGGNGDYEDVISILQTNVAFKVFIVFDVAALHAWRWLSARPSLLRMIKQR, translated from the exons ATGGAGAATAAAGGaaacaataatattaaaaaagCGATTGAGTTATATCAAGCTGCTTTAAAGGGTGATTGGGAAGCTGCGAAGGGTATATTTAAAGAAGATTCCTCATGGATCACTAAGAAGATAACTATAAAAAAGAATACCGCACTCCATGTTGCTGCTGCTGCAAAGCGAATTGGTTTTGTTGAAGAGTTGGTTAAACTTTACTGTTCAAATAACCATGacttatttataaaaaatggagaAGGACATACTGCCCTTTTTTATGCTGCTATTTCAGGAGTTGTAAGGATCGCTGAAGCAATTGTTAAGAATGATGATCAAAGGCCTGGAAATTCTGATGTTAATTATGCTCATCTAATTGAATATTACGTGCCACTTCTTACCGCTGTAATTTACAAAC ATATAGCATTGGATATTCTGAAAGTGAAATCTGGATTGGCAAAGTggagggaaaaagaaaatggcGACACAGCTTTGCACTTACTAGCAAGAAAGCCATATGCAATTGGTAGCAGCAACCAGCTTAGCTGCTTGAAGAAATATATAAACTCTC GCTTCAACAGAGTTTATAAAACAGCTCTGATGCAAACATTAGCTCATCAAGTTGTTGAATGCCTATGCAAATTTGTTGTGGAGAACCTTCCAGAACCCGAGCTACGAAAGTTCATAACAACTCCCTCAAGTTTATTACATGATGCAGCAAGAGTTGGAAATGTTGAGTTTTTGATAATACTCATTCGCTCCTATCCCGATTTCATATGGATCGCTGACAAAGACAGCAAAACCATATTTCATGTAGCAGTTGAATATCGACAAGAAAACGTGTTTAGTCTTATACATGAGATAGGAGGGGTGAAGGATTTCATTGTCAATGGTTTCAATCAAAAGAATGATTGTAACATTCTACACTTAGTTGGAATGTTGGCATCTCCATATCGCCTAAGCAAAGTGTCTGGGACAGCTCTACAAATGCAATACGAGTTTCGGTGGTTTAAG GAAGTGGAGGAAATGGTTACCCCATCCCATTGTAAAATGAAGATAAAAAGAGACCAACCTAAGGATCAAAAACCTGGTGATCAGCCCCGACGGAAAGATGATGTTATTGATGGGCGAACAACTCGTGAGCCCGTACGGAAAGATGATGATATTTATGGGCTAACACCTCGTGAACTCTTCTCAAAAAAGCATGAAGACCTACGGGAAAAAGGGGAGGAGTGGATCAGAAAGACGGCAAACTCGTGCATGTTGGTGGCAACTCTAATCACAACAATGGTTTTTGCAGCATCATTTACGGTTCGAGGAGGCAACGGTGATTATGAGGATGTCATTTCCATTCTCCAAACAAATGTGGCATTTAAAGTGTTCATAGTATTCGATGTTGCAGCTCTG CATGCATGGCGGTGGCTTTCAGCGCGACCTTCTTTATTGCGTATGATAAAACAAAGATGA